The following coding sequences are from one Bos indicus x Bos taurus breed Angus x Brahman F1 hybrid chromosome 5, Bos_hybrid_MaternalHap_v2.0, whole genome shotgun sequence window:
- the LOC113893673 gene encoding olfactory receptor 6C74 isoform X2 yields MRNHTTVTTFILLGLSNDPQLQVAIFLLLFFTYLLSVTGNLIIIILTLLDSHLKTPMYFFLRNFSFLEILFTTVCIPKFLVSMATGDKTISYNNCAAQLFFTILLGATEFFLLAAMSYDRYVAICKPLHYMTIMSDRVCNLLVFASWLAGFIIIFPPLLVGLQLDFCAANTVDHFVCDVSPILQLSCTDTEKVEIMMLLSAILTLLVTLVLVIFSYTNIIRTILKIPSSQKRRKAFSTCSSHMVVVSISYGSCIFMYVKPSAKQRVSLNKGIALLSTSVAPMLNPFIYTLRNRQVKYAFKHLLHQIC; encoded by the exons ATGAGAAACCACACAACAGTGACAACCTTTATTCTTCTTGGACTAAGCAATGACCCACAATTACAGGTggctatttttcttctcctttttttcactTACTTATTGAGCGTCACTGGAAATCTAATCATCATCATCCTTACCCTGCTAGATTCACACCTCAAGACACCTATGTATTTCTTTCTTcgaaatttctcatttttagaaATCTTATTCACAACTGTCTGCATCCCCAAATTTCTTGTCAGTATGGCAACAGGTGATAAGACCATTTCTTACAACAATTGTGCAGCACAGCTGTTTTTTACTATTCTCTTGGGTGCAACCGAATTTTTTCTTCTGGCTGCCATGTCCTATgaccgctacgtggccatctgcaaaccccTGCATTACATGACCATCATGAGTGACAGAGTGTGCAACTTACTGGTCTTTGCGTCATGGTTGGCTGGTTTCATAATAATTTTTCCACCACTCCTTGTGGGTCTCCAGCTTGATTTCTGTGCAGCCAACACTGTAGATCATTTCGTCTGTGATGTATCTCCTATATTACAACTCTCttgcacagacacagaaaaagtagaaataatgatGCTTCTCTCAGCCATTTTAACTCTCCTGGTTACTCTGGTGTTAGTGATTTTCTCCTACACAAACATCATTAGGACTATTCTGAAGATACCTTCTTCTCAAAAGAGGAGGAAAGCCTTTTCTACATGTTCTTCTCACATGGTGGTTGTGTCCATTTCTTATGGAAGTTGCATCTTCATGTATGTGAAACCCTCTGCCAAGCAAAGAGTGTCTTTAAATAAAGGGATAGCTCTGCTCAGTACTTCTGTTGCCCCCATGTTGAATCCTTTTATTTATACACTGAGAAACAGACAAGTGAAATATGCTTTTAA ACATCTGCTTCATCaaatatgctaa
- the LOC113893673 gene encoding olfactory receptor 6C74 isoform X1, whose translation MRNHTTVTTFILLGLSNDPQLQVAIFLLLFFTYLLSVTGNLIIIILTLLDSHLKTPMYFFLRNFSFLEILFTTVCIPKFLVSMATGDKTISYNNCAAQLFFTILLGATEFFLLAAMSYDRYVAICKPLHYMTIMSDRVCNLLVFASWLAGFIIIFPPLLVGLQLDFCAANTVDHFVCDVSPILQLSCTDTEKVEIMMLLSAILTLLVTLVLVIFSYTNIIRTILKIPSSQKRRKAFSTCSSHMVVVSISYGSCIFMYVKPSAKQRVSLNKGIALLSTSVAPMLNPFIYTLRNRQVKYAFKLMIKNIEAFLMK comes from the coding sequence ATGAGAAACCACACAACAGTGACAACCTTTATTCTTCTTGGACTAAGCAATGACCCACAATTACAGGTggctatttttcttctcctttttttcactTACTTATTGAGCGTCACTGGAAATCTAATCATCATCATCCTTACCCTGCTAGATTCACACCTCAAGACACCTATGTATTTCTTTCTTcgaaatttctcatttttagaaATCTTATTCACAACTGTCTGCATCCCCAAATTTCTTGTCAGTATGGCAACAGGTGATAAGACCATTTCTTACAACAATTGTGCAGCACAGCTGTTTTTTACTATTCTCTTGGGTGCAACCGAATTTTTTCTTCTGGCTGCCATGTCCTATgaccgctacgtggccatctgcaaaccccTGCATTACATGACCATCATGAGTGACAGAGTGTGCAACTTACTGGTCTTTGCGTCATGGTTGGCTGGTTTCATAATAATTTTTCCACCACTCCTTGTGGGTCTCCAGCTTGATTTCTGTGCAGCCAACACTGTAGATCATTTCGTCTGTGATGTATCTCCTATATTACAACTCTCttgcacagacacagaaaaagtagaaataatgatGCTTCTCTCAGCCATTTTAACTCTCCTGGTTACTCTGGTGTTAGTGATTTTCTCCTACACAAACATCATTAGGACTATTCTGAAGATACCTTCTTCTCAAAAGAGGAGGAAAGCCTTTTCTACATGTTCTTCTCACATGGTGGTTGTGTCCATTTCTTATGGAAGTTGCATCTTCATGTATGTGAAACCCTCTGCCAAGCAAAGAGTGTCTTTAAATAAAGGGATAGCTCTGCTCAGTACTTCTGTTGCCCCCATGTTGAATCCTTTTATTTATACACTGAGAAACAGACAAGTGAAATATGCTTTTAAGCTCATGATCAAAAATATTGAGGCTTTCTTAATGAAGTGA
- the LOC113893674 gene encoding olfactory receptor 6C74-like, with translation MGNHTRVVVFILAGLTSNPQMKIALFIFLLLTYVLSITCNLIIITLTLVDTHLKTPMYFFLRNFSFLEISYTTTCIPKLLVMMATGDKAISYNSCVSQVFFAFLLGASEFYLLAAMSYDRYVAICKPLHYTTIMNSKICMQLVLSCWFAGFFVIFPPFLYGLNLDFCASNVVDHFYCDTTPLLQISCSDTKLIEMIGFISAAVTLVITLVMVIISYTCIALTILRISSASHRRKAFSTCSSHMIVISLSYGSCIFMYVKPSVKQRISFSKGISVLNTSVAPLLNPFIYTLRNQQVKKAFMNMIHRVVSFSKE, from the coding sequence atgggaaATCATACAAGGGTTGTAGTGTTTATTCTAGCAGGTTTAACAAGTAACCCACAAATGAAAAttgctttatttatctttctacTACTCACCTACGTGCTAAGCATCACTTGCAATCTGATTATCATCACGCTCACCCTGGTAGATACTCACCTGAAgacccccatgtactttttccttcgaaatttttcctttttagaaatttCGTATACTACTACATGCATTCCTAAATTGCTGGTTATGATGGCAACAGGGGACAAAGCCATTTCCTATAACAGTTGTGTGAGTCAAGTgttttttgcctttcttcttgGAGCGTCTGAATTTTACTTACTGGCAGCAAtgtcctatgaccgctatgttgcCATCTGTAAGCCCTTGCATTACACAACCATCATGAACAGTAAAATCTGCATGCAGCTTGTCCTCAGTTGCTGGTTTGCTGGATTCTTTGTCATCTTTCCACCATTCCTCTATGGCCTAAACCTTGACTTCTGTGCCTCCAACGTTGTTGATCATTTCTATTGTGACACCACTCCCCTCCTACAAATCTCCTGCTCAGATACAAAGTTAATCGAGATGATAGGATTCATCTCAGCTGCGGTGACACTGGTGATCACATTGGTAATGGTGATCATATCATATACCTGTATTGCCTTGACCATTCTAAGAATTTCCTCAGCTAGTCATAGGAGAAAGGCTTTTTCAACGTGTTCTTCTCACATGATTGTGATATCCCTTTCTTATGGCAGCTGCATCTTTATGTATGTTAAACCTTCAGTCAAAcaaagaatatctttttccaaagGAATTTCAGTGCTCAACACCTCTGTTGCTCCACTTTTGAATCCTTTCATTTATACCTTAAGGAACCAACAAGTGAAGAAAGCCTTCATGAATATGATACATAGAGTTGTTTCTTTCTCAAAGGAATGA